A single region of the Winslowiella toletana genome encodes:
- a CDS encoding malonate decarboxylase holo-ACP synthase yields MKFTARPHDLVWLRSASALMGIKESWVDSQWHAGLPVVVRRDVNESGDIPVGVRGTQRGQRAAGWIKAEDICRIVTPEALVDRERLQHSLFVSQRPVQAAIALTACPWPWHWGITGSTGYQLATGIPVLHDDSDLDLMIRAPQPVNNLKLQQWQSVVNTLPCRTDTQVETPSGAFALNEWLRDGRVLLKTATGPRLTPSPWNNESL; encoded by the coding sequence ATGAAATTCACAGCACGCCCACACGATCTTGTCTGGCTTCGTTCAGCCAGTGCCTTAATGGGTATCAAGGAGAGCTGGGTGGACAGTCAGTGGCACGCTGGCCTGCCAGTGGTGGTAAGGCGTGATGTGAATGAAAGTGGTGATATTCCAGTTGGCGTGCGCGGTACGCAACGTGGCCAGCGCGCCGCTGGATGGATCAAGGCAGAGGATATCTGCCGGATAGTGACGCCAGAAGCACTGGTCGATCGCGAGAGACTACAGCATTCACTATTTGTATCTCAGCGGCCGGTTCAGGCAGCGATTGCGCTCACTGCCTGCCCCTGGCCTTGGCACTGGGGCATCACTGGCAGCACGGGCTATCAGCTCGCCACAGGGATCCCGGTACTGCATGACGACAGCGATCTCGATCTGATGATCCGTGCGCCGCAGCCGGTCAATAACCTAAAATTACAGCAGTGGCAGAGCGTGGTAAACACGCTGCCCTGCCGCACAGATACTCAGGTTGAAACGCCGTCTGGCGCTTTTGCACTGAACGAATGGCTGCGCGATGGACGAGTGTTACTTAAAACAGCTACCGGTCCGCGGCTGACTCCATCCCCCTGGAACAATGAATCATTATGA
- the mdcA gene encoding malonate decarboxylase subunit alpha, whose amino-acid sequence MNVVQTPAREWNTRRSEKARRMASLAIQDKIIPTDSLVGALEKLIVSGDRVVLEGNNQKQADFLSRMLAEVNPKKIHDLHMIMPSVGRSEHLDLFEKGIARKLDFSFSGPQSLRISQLLQDGQLEIGSIHTYIELYSRLYVDLCPNVAMIAGFKADRKGNLYTGPSTEDTPALVEAAAFRDGIVIAQVNELVDDESDLPRVDIPGSWIDYVVVADKPFFIEPLFTRDPRLIKQEHILMAMMAIKGIYAEHQVQSLNHGIGFNTAAIELLLPTYGEQLGLKGKICKHWTLNPHPTLIPAIESGWVESVHCFGGELGMEEYIRARPDIFFTGSDGSMRSNRAFCQMAGQYAVDMFIGSTLQIDGLANSSTVTRGRLSGFGGAPNMGHDPHGRRHATPAWLDMITEPDPMQRGKKLVVQMVETFQAGVKPTFVEKLDAIEVAKSSGMPLAPVMIYGDDVTHVLTEEGIAYLYRADSIEERRAMVAAVAGITDIGLGVDAKRVAELRQSGKVAYPEDMGIRRSDATRSLLAAGSVADLVEWSDGLYNPPAKFRSW is encoded by the coding sequence ATGAATGTAGTCCAAACTCCGGCACGGGAATGGAACACACGTCGCAGTGAAAAAGCGCGGCGCATGGCGTCTCTTGCCATACAGGATAAGATAATCCCGACAGATAGTCTGGTGGGAGCACTTGAAAAACTGATTGTCTCCGGCGATCGCGTGGTGCTGGAAGGCAATAACCAGAAACAGGCCGATTTTCTCTCCCGCATGCTTGCTGAGGTTAATCCAAAAAAAATCCACGATTTACATATGATTATGCCAAGCGTGGGGCGCAGTGAACACCTCGACCTGTTTGAAAAAGGCATTGCCCGTAAACTTGATTTCTCCTTCTCTGGGCCTCAGAGCCTGCGTATCTCGCAGCTGCTTCAGGACGGTCAACTGGAAATCGGATCGATCCATACCTATATCGAACTCTACTCTCGTCTGTATGTCGATCTTTGCCCGAATGTGGCGATGATAGCCGGGTTTAAAGCTGACCGAAAAGGTAATCTTTACACCGGGCCGAGTACCGAAGACACACCGGCGCTGGTCGAGGCAGCCGCCTTTCGGGATGGTATCGTTATTGCTCAGGTTAACGAACTGGTCGATGACGAGTCCGATCTGCCGCGCGTGGATATTCCGGGCTCATGGATTGATTACGTTGTGGTGGCTGATAAACCGTTCTTTATTGAGCCCCTGTTCACCCGAGACCCTCGCCTGATCAAACAAGAACATATTCTGATGGCGATGATGGCCATCAAGGGTATCTATGCTGAACATCAGGTTCAGTCACTGAATCATGGCATTGGTTTCAACACCGCCGCTATTGAGCTGCTGCTGCCAACCTATGGTGAACAGCTCGGTCTGAAAGGTAAAATCTGCAAGCACTGGACCCTTAATCCCCATCCAACCCTAATCCCGGCCATTGAGAGCGGCTGGGTCGAAAGTGTTCATTGCTTCGGCGGTGAGCTGGGGATGGAAGAGTATATCCGCGCCCGTCCGGACATTTTCTTTACCGGCTCCGATGGATCCATGCGTTCCAATCGAGCCTTCTGTCAGATGGCTGGCCAGTATGCTGTTGATATGTTCATCGGATCCACCCTACAAATCGACGGGCTGGCAAACTCCTCCACCGTTACCCGTGGTCGTCTGTCCGGCTTCGGCGGCGCACCAAATATGGGTCATGATCCGCACGGTCGCCGTCATGCTACTCCTGCCTGGCTGGATATGATCACCGAGCCAGACCCAATGCAGCGGGGTAAGAAACTTGTCGTGCAGATGGTGGAAACCTTCCAGGCCGGTGTAAAACCAACTTTCGTTGAAAAGCTTGATGCCATTGAGGTTGCCAAATCTTCCGGTATGCCGCTGGCACCGGTGATGATTTATGGCGATGACGTGACCCACGTGCTGACAGAGGAAGGTATTGCCTACCTTTACCGCGCTGACAGTATCGAGGAGCGCCGCGCAATGGTTGCCGCCGTTGCCGGGATTACCGATATAGGCCTTGGCGTTGACGCCAAACGTGTGGCTGAACTTCGTCAGAGCGGTAAAGTCGCTTATCCGGAGGATATGGGTATTCGCCGCTCAGATGCTACCCGTTCGTTGCTCGCCGCAGGAAGCGTAGCGGATCTCGTTGAATGGTCCGACGGCCTTTATAACCCGCCTGCTAAATTCCGGAGCTGGTAA
- a CDS encoding AEC family transporter, whose translation MTYVIVHALAPIFIIMLLGFWAGKAQMVDNKNVSLLNIFVMDFALPAALFSATVQTSWSGIVAQSPLIVVLTGAMWITYAAVYFLATSVFKKSPQDAAVLTLTVALPNYAALGLPILGSVLGENSATSLSVAVSIACGSVLLTPFCLLILEREKARAAGENTGSTLTMLPLLMWRSFKKPIVWGPLLGVILSAMGIKMPDLLLTSIKPLGLSATAAALFLTGVILSARKLQLNAMVGISTITKLLIQPFIAWGIILGFGLEGSVAVTAILMIALSAGFFGVVFGNRFGVQSPDAEAVLLLSSVLCILTLPLFITLTSGI comes from the coding sequence ATGACTTATGTGATTGTTCATGCCCTTGCTCCAATTTTTATCATCATGCTTCTGGGCTTCTGGGCTGGAAAAGCCCAAATGGTCGATAACAAAAATGTTTCATTACTCAATATCTTTGTTATGGACTTTGCGCTACCCGCAGCGCTATTCAGCGCCACTGTCCAGACCTCCTGGTCCGGTATTGTCGCGCAATCACCGCTGATTGTGGTGCTGACGGGCGCCATGTGGATAACCTATGCGGCTGTCTATTTTCTGGCAACCAGCGTCTTCAAGAAATCGCCGCAGGATGCAGCGGTGCTGACGCTGACCGTTGCCCTGCCAAACTATGCGGCGCTGGGCCTGCCAATCCTCGGCAGCGTGCTGGGTGAAAACTCTGCGACTTCACTGTCCGTTGCCGTGTCGATAGCCTGCGGCTCCGTGCTGTTGACGCCGTTCTGCCTGCTGATCCTTGAGCGTGAAAAAGCGCGAGCGGCCGGTGAAAATACGGGTTCTACGCTCACTATGCTGCCATTACTGATGTGGCGTTCGTTTAAAAAGCCTATCGTCTGGGGCCCGCTACTTGGGGTGATACTGTCGGCAATGGGTATCAAAATGCCCGATTTACTGCTGACATCGATTAAACCATTAGGACTGTCCGCAACTGCCGCAGCGCTGTTTCTGACAGGGGTAATTCTCTCTGCTCGCAAGTTGCAGCTCAATGCTATGGTCGGTATTTCAACCATCACTAAACTGTTGATTCAGCCATTCATTGCCTGGGGAATCATTCTCGGCTTTGGTCTTGAGGGTTCAGTGGCTGTTACGGCAATCCTGATGATCGCGCTCTCAGCCGGTTTCTTTGGCGTAGTGTTCGGAAATCGCTTTGGCGTGCAGTCACCAGATGCAGAGGCTGTGCTGTTGTTGAGCTCGGTTCTGTGTATTCTGACGTTACCGCTTTTTATTACTTTAACTTCAGGCATTTGA
- a CDS encoding biotin-independent malonate decarboxylase subunit beta, with protein sequence MRNDPSFIELRARERAHALLDQGSYRELLDPFENIMSPWLGLQGVVPQSDDGMVVARGTINGQPSVVIAIEGTFQGGSMGEVSGAKMAAALELAAEDNRNGIPTQAVLCLETGGVRLQEANLGLAAIADIHAAIVDLRRYTPVVGIIAGTVGCFGGMSIAAALCSYLIVTREARLGLNGPQVIEQEAGIEEYDSRDRPFIWSMTGGEIRYESGFVDTLVNDGVDAVKNAMNESIAKGVPAQHRSDNYSDYLPRLTHFDTRQQADTAQIKQLFARR encoded by the coding sequence ATGCGAAATGATCCGAGCTTTATTGAATTACGAGCCCGTGAACGCGCGCATGCTCTGCTTGATCAGGGCAGCTATCGTGAACTGTTAGATCCGTTTGAAAATATTATGTCTCCGTGGCTTGGGCTTCAGGGAGTGGTACCACAGTCCGACGACGGTATGGTCGTTGCACGTGGCACCATCAACGGCCAGCCTTCGGTGGTCATTGCCATTGAAGGCACCTTCCAGGGCGGCAGCATGGGAGAAGTTTCCGGCGCGAAAATGGCGGCGGCGCTGGAACTGGCAGCGGAAGACAATCGTAACGGCATTCCAACTCAAGCCGTACTGTGCCTCGAAACCGGCGGTGTGCGCCTGCAGGAAGCCAACCTGGGCCTGGCGGCTATTGCTGATATTCATGCGGCGATTGTCGATCTGCGCCGCTATACCCCGGTAGTGGGCATTATTGCCGGCACTGTTGGTTGTTTTGGTGGTATGTCTATCGCCGCAGCGCTTTGTAGTTATCTGATTGTAACCCGTGAAGCGCGCCTGGGCCTCAACGGCCCGCAGGTTATTGAGCAGGAAGCCGGTATTGAAGAATACGATTCCCGCGATCGCCCCTTTATCTGGAGCATGACCGGCGGCGAAATTCGTTATGAGAGCGGTTTTGTAGACACGCTGGTTAATGATGGCGTCGATGCTGTGAAAAACGCGATGAATGAATCCATTGCCAAAGGCGTTCCGGCTCAACATCGTAGCGATAATTACAGTGATTATTTGCCACGACTGACTCACTTCGATACACGTCAGCAAGCCGATACCGCACAGATTAAACAGCTTTTTGCACGGAGATGA
- a CDS encoding triphosphoribosyl-dephospho-CoA synthase, translated as MKLLSQTRVEAQAERLAILARDCLIDEARLSPKPGLVDSRGNGAHHDLTLALMERSAHSLTATFQQLALQSWQRPADIALRETIGHLGRQGEQQMMAATHGVNTHRGAIWALGLLVSAVAMTGADADAHQVAKTAAVLAALPDRNAPKLFSKGLKATHRYRVPGAREEAQQGFPHVMKLALPQLLRSRANGASETEAHLDALMAIMTSLSDTCVLSRAGMTGLEAMQNGARAVLIAGGCMTDEGRKRLAHLDSQMLILNASPGGAADLLAATLFLDRVCQPAIHSFI; from the coding sequence ATGAAGCTACTGTCACAGACTCGAGTTGAGGCGCAGGCTGAGCGGCTGGCGATCCTCGCCCGCGACTGCCTGATCGACGAAGCGCGACTCAGCCCGAAGCCGGGTCTGGTGGACAGCCGGGGTAACGGTGCCCATCACGACCTGACGCTTGCTCTGATGGAGCGCTCGGCCCACAGCCTGACCGCGACATTTCAGCAATTAGCCCTGCAAAGCTGGCAGCGCCCCGCTGATATCGCCCTGCGAGAAACCATCGGCCATTTGGGCCGTCAGGGTGAACAGCAGATGATGGCTGCCACCCACGGCGTCAATACCCACCGTGGGGCGATCTGGGCACTGGGCCTGCTGGTCAGCGCAGTGGCAATGACTGGCGCAGATGCCGACGCGCATCAGGTCGCCAAAACTGCCGCCGTACTGGCTGCATTGCCGGATCGCAACGCGCCAAAGCTTTTCAGCAAAGGGTTGAAGGCCACGCATCGCTATCGGGTACCGGGTGCCCGTGAAGAAGCCCAGCAGGGGTTTCCGCACGTGATGAAGCTTGCACTCCCTCAGCTGCTACGCAGCCGTGCTAACGGCGCCAGCGAAACGGAAGCTCATCTGGACGCGTTAATGGCGATCATGACCTCGCTCAGCGATACCTGCGTGCTCTCACGCGCCGGAATGACCGGGCTGGAAGCAATGCAGAACGGGGCTCGCGCGGTACTGATAGCCGGGGGCTGTATGACAGATGAAGGCCGAAAACGGCTGGCCCATCTTGATTCGCAAATGCTGATACTCAATGCATCACCCGGTGGTGCAGCGGATTTACTGGCTGCCACGCTGTTTCTTGACAGGGTATGCCAGCCCGCAATCCACTCTTTTATTTAG
- a CDS encoding LysR family transcriptional regulator, whose translation MKNEINPNITFRKLNVFIMFMSKGNIARTAEALDLSTVSVHRALHTLEEDIDCMLFIHKGRNLEPLPAAWTLLEYCQDVVNLMDKGLEQARKTAGVGRGRLRVGTLYSLTLETVPKLIMGMKLRRPSLDLDLTMGSNQMLMNMLEDDALDALLISIEDDKVIGSGFDVVPLFHDEIYLAAPASERLGNTLEADLRDYADRSFVTLTEGFATYAGFQEAFNIAGFEPKIVTHVNDVFSMLNLVQAGIGFSLVPGRMKKVYEHDVQLLKLAEPYQMRQLIAMVYSHHRERDKDLLALAAEGRMYASSLNQ comes from the coding sequence ATGAAAAACGAAATAAACCCGAATATCACCTTCCGAAAGCTCAACGTGTTCATCATGTTTATGTCGAAAGGCAATATCGCCCGTACGGCTGAAGCGCTGGATCTAAGCACAGTCAGTGTTCATCGCGCACTTCATACACTTGAAGAAGATATTGACTGCATGTTGTTTATTCACAAGGGGCGCAACCTTGAACCGCTGCCTGCTGCATGGACGCTGCTGGAGTATTGTCAGGATGTCGTGAACTTGATGGATAAAGGTCTTGAGCAAGCACGCAAGACTGCCGGTGTTGGCCGCGGTCGCCTCAGAGTAGGCACGCTCTATTCACTGACCCTGGAAACTGTCCCTAAGCTGATTATGGGGATGAAGTTGCGGCGGCCCTCTCTGGATCTGGATCTGACAATGGGATCCAATCAGATGCTGATGAATATGCTTGAGGATGATGCACTTGATGCTCTGCTTATCTCAATAGAAGATGACAAAGTTATCGGCTCTGGGTTTGACGTTGTACCGCTTTTTCACGATGAAATTTATTTAGCTGCGCCAGCCAGTGAGAGGCTGGGCAATACCCTCGAGGCAGATTTGCGCGATTATGCAGATCGTAGCTTTGTCACTCTGACAGAAGGGTTTGCGACTTACGCAGGATTTCAGGAAGCATTTAACATTGCCGGTTTTGAACCTAAAATTGTCACTCACGTAAATGATGTTTTCTCCATGTTGAATCTGGTGCAGGCAGGAATAGGTTTTTCGCTGGTACCTGGCAGGATGAAAAAAGTTTACGAGCACGATGTCCAATTGTTGAAGCTTGCAGAGCCTTATCAGATGCGCCAGCTAATCGCCATGGTCTATTCTCACCATCGCGAACGGGATAAGGATTTGCTGGCGCTGGCGGCAGAGGGGCGCATGTATGCCAGCAGCCTCAATCAATAA
- the mdcC gene encoding malonate decarboxylase acyl carrier protein codes for MEYITLSFPANRMLSGRAQAGVVGSGDMEVLFTATEDQTLSIDITTSVDNSDTRWNALFDRLSLISGLPAGKLVIHDFGATPGVARIRIEQVFEEVSDAK; via the coding sequence ATGGAATACATCACATTATCTTTCCCTGCTAACCGCATGCTCAGCGGCAGAGCCCAGGCAGGGGTTGTTGGCTCCGGTGATATGGAAGTGCTTTTCACCGCAACCGAAGACCAAACGCTCAGCATCGATATTACTACCTCAGTGGACAACAGCGACACGCGCTGGAACGCGCTATTTGACCGTCTGAGCCTGATCAGTGGTCTGCCTGCTGGAAAACTGGTTATCCACGATTTTGGTGCAACACCAGGCGTTGCCAGAATCCGCATCGAACAGGTTTTTGAGGAGGTGAGTGATGCGAAATGA
- a CDS encoding Rpn family recombination-promoting nuclease/putative transposase, translated as MGFTPTPHDAVFKQFLSHSETARDFLQIHLPPALLQCCNLASLQLTTGSFIEDDLRSYCSDMLYSLKAGSGEGYIYCLIEHQSSPDKLMCFRLMRYAIAAMQQHLDAGHKQLPLVIPLLFYHGRVSPYPHSLNWLQGFSDPKLAEQVYGSDFPLVDVTVIPDEEIMTHRRMAALELLQKHIRLRDMSELLEQLVTLLSSGYTTNEQLSVLITYMFQAGETADAGTFIRTLARRSPQQEELLMTMAEQLEQKGLKKGLAKGMEKGRKQGRQEGILLGEQKGIMKVARNMLASGLDFKTVQKMTGLTAEELNQLH; from the coding sequence ATGGGCTTTACTCCAACACCACATGATGCTGTTTTTAAACAATTTCTTAGCCATTCTGAAACGGCACGGGACTTTCTGCAGATACACTTGCCTCCGGCGCTGTTGCAGTGCTGTAATCTTGCCTCTCTGCAACTTACTACCGGCAGCTTTATCGAGGATGATCTGCGATCGTATTGCTCTGACATGCTTTATTCGCTAAAAGCCGGCAGTGGGGAAGGGTATATTTACTGCCTGATAGAGCACCAAAGTTCACCCGATAAACTGATGTGCTTTCGTCTGATGCGCTATGCCATTGCGGCAATGCAGCAGCATCTTGATGCCGGACATAAACAGCTGCCGCTGGTTATTCCATTGCTGTTTTATCACGGGCGAGTGAGTCCTTATCCGCATTCGCTGAACTGGCTGCAGGGATTCAGCGATCCGAAACTGGCTGAACAGGTTTACGGCAGCGATTTTCCGCTGGTGGATGTGACGGTCATTCCCGATGAAGAAATTATGACTCACCGGCGGATGGCTGCGCTGGAATTGTTACAGAAGCATATTCGTCTGCGTGATATGTCAGAGTTGCTTGAGCAACTGGTCACGTTACTGAGCAGCGGTTACACTACCAACGAGCAGCTTTCTGTACTGATAACTTACATGTTTCAGGCCGGAGAGACGGCTGATGCCGGAACCTTTATCCGCACGCTGGCACGGCGTTCACCGCAACAGGAGGAATTACTGATGACAATGGCAGAACAACTGGAGCAGAAAGGTCTGAAGAAGGGGCTGGCAAAAGGTATGGAGAAAGGCCGCAAGCAAGGTCGTCAGGAAGGTATTCTGCTGGGTGAACAGAAGGGGATAATGAAAGTGGCGCGCAATATGCTGGCAAGCGGGCTGGATTTTAAAACGGTGCAGAAAATGACTGGCCTGACAGCAGAAGAGCTTAATCAGCTCCACTGA
- the guaA gene encoding glutamine-hydrolyzing GMP synthase — protein sequence MTTENIHKHRILILDFGSQYTQLVARRVRELGVYCELWAWDVTEEQIRQFNPSGIILSGGPESTTEHDSPRAPDYVFNAGVPVLGVCYGMQTMAMQLGGKVEGSTEREFGYAQVEVKVASALIRDIEDAISDAGKPLLDVWMSHGDKVTAIPSDFVTVASTETCPFAIMANEEKRFYGVQFHPEVTHTRQGLRMLERFVLDICQCEALWTPAKIIEDAVERLREQVGNDKVILGLSGGVDSSVTAMLLHRAIGDRLTCVFVDNGLLRLNEAEQVMDMFGDHFGLNIIHVPAEARFLDALAGIDEPEAKRKTIGRVFVELFDEEATKLTDVKWLAQGTIYPDVIESAASATGKAHVIKSHHNVGGLPKEMKLGLVEPLKELFKDEVRKIGLELGLPHSMLFRHPFPGPGLGVRVLGEVKKEYCDLLRRADAIFIEELHKADLYNKVSQAFTVFLPVRSVGVMGDGRKYDWVVSLRAVETIDFMTAHWAHLPYEFLGRVSNRIINEIDGISRVVYDISGKPPATIEWE from the coding sequence ATGACGACGGAAAATATTCATAAACATCGCATTCTGATCCTCGATTTCGGTTCTCAGTACACTCAACTGGTGGCACGTCGCGTGCGTGAACTGGGTGTCTATTGTGAACTGTGGGCGTGGGACGTCACCGAAGAGCAAATTCGTCAGTTCAATCCTAGCGGTATCATTCTGTCCGGCGGCCCGGAAAGTACCACCGAACACGACAGCCCACGCGCGCCTGATTACGTTTTCAATGCGGGCGTGCCGGTTCTGGGTGTTTGCTATGGCATGCAGACCATGGCGATGCAACTGGGCGGTAAAGTTGAAGGCTCCACCGAGCGTGAATTTGGTTACGCGCAGGTAGAAGTGAAAGTGGCCAGCGCGCTGATTCGTGATATCGAAGATGCCATCAGCGATGCGGGTAAGCCGCTGCTGGACGTCTGGATGAGCCATGGTGACAAGGTTACCGCCATCCCGTCTGACTTCGTTACCGTTGCCAGCACCGAAACCTGCCCGTTTGCCATTATGGCTAACGAAGAGAAGCGTTTCTATGGTGTGCAGTTCCACCCGGAAGTGACCCACACTCGTCAGGGTCTGCGCATGCTGGAGCGCTTTGTGCTCGATATCTGCCAGTGTGAAGCGCTGTGGACACCGGCTAAAATTATTGAAGATGCGGTTGAACGCCTGCGCGAGCAGGTAGGCAACGATAAAGTGATCCTCGGCCTGTCCGGTGGCGTTGACTCTTCTGTAACGGCGATGCTGCTGCACCGTGCTATAGGCGACCGTCTGACCTGCGTGTTTGTCGACAACGGTCTGCTGCGCCTGAATGAAGCTGAGCAGGTGATGGATATGTTTGGTGACCATTTTGGTCTTAACATCATTCATGTGCCAGCCGAAGCCCGTTTCCTTGATGCACTGGCCGGTATTGATGAGCCAGAAGCCAAACGTAAAACCATTGGCCGGGTGTTTGTTGAACTGTTCGATGAAGAAGCCACCAAACTGACCGATGTGAAGTGGCTGGCGCAGGGCACCATCTATCCTGATGTTATCGAGTCTGCGGCTTCTGCCACCGGTAAAGCGCATGTGATCAAATCACACCACAATGTGGGCGGCCTGCCGAAAGAGATGAAGCTTGGACTGGTTGAGCCGCTGAAAGAGCTGTTTAAAGACGAAGTGCGTAAAATCGGTCTGGAACTCGGCCTGCCGCACAGCATGCTGTTCCGTCACCCGTTCCCGGGGCCGGGTCTGGGCGTGCGTGTATTGGGTGAAGTGAAGAAAGAGTACTGTGACCTGCTGCGCCGTGCTGATGCGATCTTTATTGAAGAGCTGCATAAAGCCGACCTTTACAACAAAGTCAGCCAGGCATTTACCGTGTTCCTGCCAGTTCGTTCAGTTGGCGTTATGGGCGATGGCCGTAAGTACGACTGGGTAGTTTCGCTGCGTGCGGTTGAGACGATCGACTTTATGACCGCACACTGGGCGCATCTGCCGTATGAATTCCTCGGCCGCGTTTCTAACCGCATTATTAATGAAATTGACGGTATCTCCCGCGTTGTCTATGACATCTCCGGCAAGCCGCCAGCGACGATTGAGTGGGAATGA
- the mdcH gene encoding malonate decarboxylase subunit epsilon — translation MKILFTFPGQGTQNPGMLRHIPDRDAILGEVRAVLGDETDKLDTPDALRHTRAVQLCLLIAGVAWARELIKQGLKPDIVSGLSIGAFPAAVIAGALTLRDALRLVALRGDLMEQAYPHGYGLTAIVGLPLSQLEDLMTGSNTYIANLNAETQIVIAGRDEDMLKVAQKALEAGASKATRLAVSVPSHCALLDKPAAELSKAFKSVSLASPVCTYLSGSSGRVLREPQKIADDLAFNMARTVQWQDAMVSANQRDARLAIEMPPGSVLTALTHQAGWKGEAICLERNSINVALHLAKRLID, via the coding sequence ATGAAAATACTCTTCACTTTTCCCGGCCAGGGCACACAGAATCCCGGAATGCTGCGACATATTCCTGACAGAGATGCCATTCTTGGCGAAGTTCGCGCTGTTCTGGGTGACGAAACTGACAAGCTGGATACGCCCGATGCGCTGCGCCATACCCGTGCGGTACAGCTGTGTTTGTTGATTGCGGGCGTCGCATGGGCTCGCGAGTTAATTAAACAAGGGTTGAAGCCTGATATTGTGAGCGGTCTTTCAATCGGCGCATTTCCGGCAGCGGTGATTGCAGGCGCGCTTACTCTACGCGATGCCCTCAGGCTGGTTGCCCTGCGTGGAGATTTAATGGAGCAGGCCTATCCGCATGGCTACGGACTGACAGCCATTGTTGGTTTGCCCCTGAGCCAACTCGAGGATCTCATGACTGGCAGCAATACCTATATCGCTAACCTGAATGCAGAAACGCAGATTGTCATTGCGGGACGTGATGAGGATATGTTGAAAGTCGCGCAAAAGGCTCTGGAGGCTGGGGCGAGCAAGGCAACACGGTTGGCGGTCAGCGTTCCGTCACACTGTGCATTACTGGATAAACCCGCCGCTGAGCTGTCAAAAGCCTTTAAATCCGTGTCTTTAGCATCTCCTGTCTGCACCTATCTTAGCGGCTCAAGCGGGCGCGTTTTGAGGGAACCGCAGAAAATCGCCGACGACCTGGCGTTTAATATGGCGCGTACCGTGCAATGGCAGGATGCGATGGTCTCCGCCAACCAACGTGATGCCAGACTGGCAATCGAGATGCCGCCGGGCAGCGTGCTTACCGCGCTGACGCACCAGGCTGGCTGGAAGGGCGAAGCCATTTGTCTTGAGCGCAATAGTATCAATGTCGCATTACATCTGGCAAAGCGCCTTATTGATTGA
- the mdcE gene encoding biotin-independent malonate decarboxylase subunit gamma, translating into MTQTNSRGATWLNKLAPDAQRMSGLCPSVQVADSQLNGESVRFISVIPDADNHYPRASKGEVGLLEGWTLAKVVNETIDADKDCEVKRPIVAVIDVPSQAYGRREEAFGIHQALAGAAGAYAKARLAGHPVIGLIVGKAMSGAFLAHGYQANRLIAINDTGVLVHAMGKESAARITLRSVEALEKLAADIPPMAYDVSNFATLGLLSDLLDVSNPDDPSDADLALIEITVQAAITDARKDPTLKTRLGAENRRSSALVRERMRAVW; encoded by the coding sequence ATGACTCAGACTAATAGCCGCGGTGCAACCTGGCTAAATAAACTGGCACCTGATGCGCAGCGTATGAGTGGCTTGTGTCCTTCCGTTCAGGTTGCAGATAGCCAATTGAACGGTGAAAGCGTTCGCTTTATCTCCGTGATCCCTGACGCTGACAACCACTATCCGCGAGCGAGCAAAGGCGAAGTGGGGCTACTGGAGGGCTGGACGCTGGCAAAAGTGGTCAACGAAACCATTGATGCAGACAAAGACTGCGAAGTGAAACGCCCGATTGTGGCGGTGATCGACGTACCGAGCCAGGCTTACGGCCGCCGCGAAGAGGCATTTGGCATTCATCAGGCGCTGGCCGGTGCCGCGGGTGCTTATGCGAAGGCTCGTCTGGCTGGTCATCCGGTAATCGGCCTTATTGTCGGTAAAGCAATGTCAGGGGCATTTCTGGCACACGGCTATCAGGCAAATCGTTTGATAGCAATTAACGATACCGGTGTGCTGGTACATGCGATGGGGAAAGAATCGGCCGCGCGTATTACTCTGCGTAGCGTCGAGGCACTGGAAAAACTGGCGGCCGACATTCCACCGATGGCCTACGACGTCAGTAATTTTGCGACTCTTGGACTGCTTTCCGATCTTCTGGACGTCAGTAATCCGGATGATCCTTCCGATGCCGACCTGGCGTTAATTGAAATCACTGTTCAAGCAGCTATCACCGATGCACGCAAGGATCCAACACTTAAAACACGTCTGGGTGCCGAAAATCGCCGCAGCTCTGCATTGGTTCGCGAGCGGATGCGCGCGGTCTGGTAG